From Nymphaea colorata isolate Beijing-Zhang1983 chromosome 6, ASM883128v2, whole genome shotgun sequence, a single genomic window includes:
- the LOC116256242 gene encoding ribulose bisphosphate carboxylase/oxygenase activase, chloroplastic-like, translated as MATAFAGAVNVATTLNRPGSGSVPSVSSSSFLGSSLKKINSGLISARPSASNFKVVAAAPDADETKQTGKDRWKGLATDISDDQQDITRGKGMVDSLFQAPMGTGTHHAVLSSYEYLSSGLRQYNFDNTMDGFYIAPAFMDKLIVHIAKNFMTLPGIKVPLILGIWGGKGQGKSFQCELVFAKLGINPIMMSAGELESGDAGEPAKLIRQRYREAADIVRKGKMCCLFINDLDAGAGRMGGTTQYTVNNQMVNATLMNIADNPTNVQLPGMYNKQENPRVPIIVTGNDFSTLYAPLIRDGRMEKFYWAPTRDDRVGVCQGIFRADNVPNPDVVELVDTFPGQSIDFFGALRARVYDDEVRKWVSSIGVENIGKKLVNSKEGPPTFEKPAMTLEKLLEYGNMLVQEQENVKRVQLADKYLAEAALGDANEDAIQTGVFYGKAAQQISIPVPEGCTDPNAANFDPTARSDDGSCLYQF; from the exons ATGGCTACCGCCTTCGCCGGCGCCGTTAATGTGGCTACGACG CTGAACAGACCCGGTTCGGGTTCTGTACCATCTGTTTCAAGCTCTTCGTTCTTGGGTAGCAGCTTGAAAAAGATCAACTCTGGATTGATCAGTGCACGTCCTTCTGCTAGCAACTTTAAGGTGGTAGCAGCAGCACCGGATGCTGATGAAACAAAGCAGACCGGCAAGGATAGATGGAAGGGGCTTGCCACTGATATTTCAGATGACCAACAAGATATCACAAGAGGAAAGGGAATGGTCGACTCATTGTTCCAGGCACCAATGGGGACTGGAACTCACCATGCTGTCTTGAGTTCCTACGAGTACCTCAGCTCTGGGCTTCGGCA GTACAACTTCGACAACACAATGGATGGATTTTACATTGCACCAGCTTTCATGGACAAGCTCATTGTTCACATAGCCAAGAACTTCATGACCTTGCCAGGCATCAAG GTTCCTCTAATTCTTGGTATCTGGGGAGGCAAGGGCCAAGGAAAATCATTCCAGTGTGAGCTTGTCTTTGCCAAATTGGGAATTAA CCCAATCATGATGAGTGCTGGAGAATTGGAAAGTGGAGATGCAGGAGAGCCTGCAAAACTCATCAGGCAGCGTTATCGTGAGGCAGCTGATATCGTTAGGAAGGGGAAGATGTGCTGTCTCTTCATCAATGATCTTGATGCAGGTGCTGGAAGAATGGGTGGCACCACACAGTACACAGTTAACAACCAAATGGTGAACGCTACCCTGATGAACATTGCTGATAACCCCACAAATGTACAGCTCCCTGGTATGTACAACAAGCAAGAGAACCCCAGAGTCCCCATCATCGTCACAGGAAATGACTTCTCAACTCTGTATGCTCCCCTGATCCGTGATGGCCGTATGGAGAAGTTCTACTGGGCACCCACCAGAGATGACCGGGTTGGTGTCTGCCAAGGAATTTTCAGGGCTGACAATGTGCCCAACCCGGATGTTGTCGAACTCGTCGACACTTTCCCTGGCCAGTCTATTG ACTTCTTTGGCGCCCTTAGAGCACGAGTATATGATGATGAAGTGAGGAAATGGGTATCCAGCATTGGAGTTGAGAACATTGGGAAGAAGCTTGTGAACTCCAAAGAAGGACCACCAACATTCGAAAAGCCAGCTATGACATTGGAGAAGCTCCTGGAGTACGGCAACATGCTGGTGCAGGAGCAGGAGAATGTGAAGAGAGTGCAGTTGGCTGACAAATATTTGGCGGAGGCAGCTCTTGGAGACGCCAATGAAGATGCGATTCAAACAGGGGTTTTCTATG GCAAAGCAGCCCAGCAAATAAGTATTCCAGTGCCAGAAGGCTGCACCGACCCAAACGCAGCAAACTTCGATCCGACGGCCAGGAGCGATGACGGCAGCTGTCTCTATCAGTTTTAG
- the LOC116255755 gene encoding L-type lectin-domain containing receptor kinase S.4-like, with the protein MPKLFPVSPFLLLCFLLTLPPSQSQPARFMYTGFRNLNASNITLVRTAEIEDSGMLRLTNETSRLIGRAFYPHPLTFRSGSDGSRSSFSTSFAFAIVPEYPKLGGHGLAFTLAPDPLIPGAQPSQYLGLMNASMNGSAVNHVFAVEFDTVQDFEFNDPDDNHVGVDVDSLRSSVASTAKYFQSDGSTVAFNLKGGETIVSWIDYDGPSGVLNVTVAPGSAAGLKPAFPLLSLTIDVPSIVGNSAYVGFSSSTGLLSSSHYLLGWSFALGAGAAESLDLKAIPSLPKQKSSMQKIRNVAIGTSVAAGLLFVVAAAAGFVIWRRIRDEADPIEGWELEYGPHRFPYRELAHATKGFGDKELLGFGGFGRVYRGVLPGTKEEVAVKHISRGSKQGLREFVAEVSSIGRLRHRNLVQLQGWCRRRGDLLLVYDYMPNSSLDKLIFDQQPGTQPRLGWAQRFRVLRGVASALLYLHEEWEQVVLHRDVKASNVLLDAELNGRLGDFGLARLYEHGSNPSTTRVVGTLGYLAPELTRTGKATTLSDVYAFGAVLLEVACGRRPIEPKAVPEELVLVDWVWALWCSGRILVAVDPLLQGEYEPTEALLVLKLGLMCSHPDQAFRPGMRQVMQYLDGDMPLPELPTDGPPVDYWARAQCFDDFVHSYPSSDGKASTGSAPIGRQPTGTSPLVRPVNSGEGEDLV; encoded by the coding sequence ATGCCTAAGCTCTTCCCTGTCtccccctttctcctcctctgcttCCTCCTCACCCTGCCACCCTCCCAGTCTCAGCCAGCACGCTTCATGTACACCGGCTTTCGGAATCTCAACGCCAGTAACATCACCCTCGTCAGAACCGCCGAGATCGAGGACTCCGGCATGCTGCGCCTCACCAACGAGACCTCCCGCCTCATCGGCCGCGCCTTTTACCCTCATCCCCTGACATTCCGCAGCGGTTCCGACGGCTCCCGCTCATCCTTCTCCACCTCCTTCGCCTTCGCCATCGTTCCCGAGTACCCAAAGCTGGGCGGCCACGGCCTCGCCTTCACCCTGGCTCCCGACCCCCTCATTCCCGGTGCTCAGCCCAGTCAGTATCTAGGCCTCATGAACGCCTCCATGAACGGCAGCGCCGTCAACCACGTTTTCGCCGTTGAGTTTGACACTGTGCAGGACTTCGAGTTCAACGACCCCGACGACAACCACGTCGGAGTGGACGTCGATAGCCTCCGATCCTCCGTCGCCTCCACCGCCAAATATTTCCAATCTGACGGCTCCACTGTTGCCTTCAATCTCAAGGGCGGCGAAACCATCGTGTCCTGGATAGACTACGACGGCCCCTCCGGCGTCCTCAACGTCACCGTCGCCCCGGGCAGTGCCGCCGGATTGAAGCCCGCCTTTCCCCTCCTTTCACTTACCATTGACGTCCCCAGCATCGTCGGAAACTCTGCTTACGTTGGCTTCTCCTCCTCCACGGGCCTCCTTTCCAGCTCCCACTACCTCCTCGGCTGGAGCTTCGCCCTCGGTGCCGGTGCCGCCGAGTCGCTGGACCTCAAAGCCATCCCGTCGCTACCGAAGCAGAAATCATCCATGCAGAAGATACGCAACGTCGCGATAGGGACCTCCGTCGCCGCCGGACTCCTCTTCGTGGTGGCCGCGGCCGCCGGATTCGTGATTTGGCGGCGTATAAGGGACGAAGCGGACCCGATCGAAGGTTGGGAGTTGGAGTACGGTCCACACAGGTTCCCTTACAGGGAGCTCGCCCACGCGACGAAGGGGTTCGGCGACAAGGAGCTGTTGGGGTTCGGCGGGTTCGGCCGGGTCTATCGCGGCGTCCTGCCGGGGACGAAGGAAGAGGTGGCGGTGAAGCACATCTCCCGGGGCTCCAAGCAGGGGCTCCGCGAGTTCGTGGCGGAGGTGTCCAGCATCGGTCGGCTGCGCCACCGGAACCTGGTTCAGCTCCAAGGGTGGTGCCGCCGGCGCGGCGACCTCCTCCTCGTCTACGACTACATGCCTAACAGCAGCCTCGACAAGCTCATCTTCGACCAGCAGCCGGGAACCCAGCCACGCCTCGGCTGGGCGCAGCGATTCCGTGTCCTCCGCGGCGTCGCCTCCGCCCTTCTCTACCTCCACGAGGAGTGGGAGCAGGTGGTGCTCCACCGGGACGTCAAGGCCAGCAACGTCCTGCTCGATGCTGAACTCAACGGCCGCCTCGGCGACTTCGGCCTGGCTCGCCTCTACGAGCACGGTTCCAACCCCAGCACCACCCGCGTCGTCGGCACCCTCGGGTACCTGGCGCCGGAGCTCACCCGCACCGGAAAGGCCACCACTCTCAGCGACGTCTACGCCTTCGGCGCCGTGCTGCTCGAAGTCGCCTGCGGCCGGCGGCCCATCGAGCCGAAAGCCGTGCCGGAGGAGCTCGTCCTCGTGGACTGGGTCTGGGCACTCTGGTGCTCGGGTCGGATCCTCGTCGCCGTAGATCCGTTACTCCAGGGCGAGTACGAACCCACCGAGGCCTTGCTCGTGCTCAAGCTCGGGCTCATGTGCTCGCACCCGGACCAAGCCTTCCGACCCGGCATGAGGCAGGTGATGCAGTACCTCGACGGCGACATGCCCCTGCCGGAACTTCCCACCGACGGGCCGCCCGTTGACTACTGGGCACGCGCACAATGCTTCGATGACTTCGTTCACTCATACCCATCGTCGGACGGAAAAGCATCGACGGGGTCCGCGCCCATCGGCCGTCAACCAACGGGGACATCCCCATTGGTCAGGCCTGTAAATTCCGGCGAGGGCGAGGATCTTGTTTAA
- the LOC116255756 gene encoding pentatricopeptide repeat-containing protein At4g13650-like, producing MVSRSSASLRRLIANFQPKCKIYTCPQSNSDIQRQSVAWNKRIASYVNAGHHFDVLLLFARIQVSGVPPNPFTFSSVLHACSVLGNICFGIQIHPTIVKLGFDSDVFCGSALVSMYCKCCRVDDGHQVFAEMPERNTVTWNSLISGYAQIPEFSHVAVSLFLQMLESGVVASSFTLTSVLVACSRTEARELGRLIHGYCLKLGVLDNVVMGTALVDMYVKCSSLVDARRVVDEMPEKNVVTWTSLVTGYAQNGLSEEVLMTIREMLRVGVRPNQLTYSSALSSYASAGGLPYGRQVHCQVIRAGIESAAYITATLLTMYSKCGSSEDFWKLCSGILVRDRVTWNSVIAGNACLGDDKEVLKNFSIMMKESVRPDFFTFASVLRAVGNSAALEQGKQTHVVVFKTGYASNLYVQNGLVSMYGKCGLLEDSERVFYMMRETDLISWNSLMAGYAQHGHGRKAVELFEQMRHLGIRRDDTTFLCVLSACSHSGLHDKGLECFDLMSTEQVVPKAEHYSCVVDLLGRAGYLDEAESFINSMPVKPGLSMFRSLISACQAYGYKSMAIRVAKHFLELYPADASTYVLLSNMFAGEGSWGTAAVVRKLMSDRGLIKKPGNSWIDAGK from the coding sequence ATGGTGTCGCGGTCTTCCGCTTCTCTCCGGCGTCTTATTGCGAATTTTCAGCCTAAATGCAAAATATACACCTGCCCACAGTCAAATTCTGATATACAGAGGCAATCGGTTGCTTGGAACAAAAGAATTGCCTCCTACGTGAACGCCGGCCATCATTTTGACGTGTTGTTGCTCTTTGCTCGCATCCAAGTCTCTGGTGTGCCTCCTAACCCTTTCACTTTCTCCAGCGTCCTTCATGCCTGTTCAGTATTGGGTAATATCTGTTTTGGCATCCAGATTCATCCCACCATTGTTAAGCTTGGTTTTGATTCAGATGTCTTTTGTGGGAGTGCCCTCGTCTCCATGTACTGTAAATGTTGCAGAGTAGACGACGGTCACCAAGTATTTGCTGAAATGCCTGAACGAAACACTGTGACCTGGAACTCGCTTATTTCGGGTTACGCGCAAATTCCCGAATTTTCTCATGTGGCCGTCTCTTTGTTCCTCCAAATGCTGGAGTCAGGAGTTGTTGCTAGCTCATTCACCTTAACGAGTGTTCTTGTGGCGTGCTCGAGAACGGAGGCACGTGAACTGGGTAGGCTGATTCATGGATATTGTTTGAAACTTGGGGTTCTCGATAATGTTGTTATGGGAACGGCCCTTGTTGATATGTACGTGAAATGTTCTAGTTTGGTGGACGCTCGGCGGGTGGTTGATGAGATGCCTGAGAAGAATGTGGTTACCTGGACCAGTTTAGTCACTGGCTATGCACAAAACGGACTGTCAGAGGAAGTTCTTATGACCATCAGAGAAATGCTGCGAGTGGGGGTAAGGCCAAATCAACTGACATATAGTAGCGCTTTGAGCTCCTACGCAAGTGCAGGTGGCTTGCCTTATGGTAGACAAGTACATTGCCAGGTGATCCGAGCAGGTATTGAATCTGCAGCATATATAACAGCAACTCTTCTAACAATGTATTCAAAATGTGGTAGCTCAGAGGATTTCTGGAAGTTGTGCTCTGGAATTTTAGTACGTGACCGGGTTACATGGAATTCAGTAATTGCAGGGAATGCTTGTCTTGGGGATGACAAAGAGGTCCTCAAAAACTTCTCAATAATGATGAAGGAATCTGTACGCCCAGATTTTTTTACGTTCGCAAGTGTCCTACGAGCAGTAGGGAACTCTGCAGCCCTTGAACAAGGTAAACAAACTCATGTCGTGGTCTTCAAAACTGGGTATGCATCAAACTTGTATGTCCAGAATGGTCTAGTGTCTATGTATGGAAAATGTGGCTTACTAGAAGACTCAGAAAGGGTCTTCTACATGATGCGGGAAACTGATCTAATTTCATGGAATTCATTAATGGCTGGATACGCCCAACATGGACATGGTAGGAAGGCTGTTGAGTTGTTTGAGCAAATGAGACATCTAGGCATCCGACGAGATGATACCACCTTCCTCTGTGTGCTATCTGCCTGTAGCCATTCAGGCTTACATGACAAAGGACTGGAGTGTTTTGATCTGATGAGCACTGAACAAGTAGTTCCAAAGGCAGAGCATTATTCTTGTGTGGTTGATCTTCTTGGCCGAGCTGGTTATCTTGATGAAGCAGAATCTTTCATCAACAGCATGCCAGTAAAGCCTGGACTTTCAATGTTTCGATCATTGATCAGTGCTTGTCAAGCATATGGATACAAGAGCATGGCAATTCGTGTGGCTAAGCATTTTCTCGAGTTGTACCCTGCAGATGCTTCCACCTACGTCTTGCTGTCTAACATGTTTGCAGGAGAGGGTAGCTGGGGTACTGCAGCTGTTGTGAGGAAGCTTATGAGTGATAGAGGTCTGATAAAGAAGCCTGGCAACAGTTGGATCGATGCTGGCAAGTAG